The Acidobacteriota bacterium nucleotide sequence CTTCGCCGTCGCCGAGCTCCTGACGGAGTTGCGTCGCACATCCAGCGTGCCGGCTCACGTCGGCGCCACCGCACCGGTCGAAGGCGGCGAAGACGACCGGCGTCATCCGGACGCGCAGCTCTTCGTCTCCCCGGCGAAGCTCAAGGCACTCGAGACGGCGGTCCGCCCCGCGCCGGTTCCCGATGTGGTCGTGGAAGTCGACACCACGCCGCTGAGTCGGGAGCGGTTCGAAGCCCGCCTGGCAGCCTACCGGCGGCTCGGCGTACCGGAGCTGTGGGTCTGGAGCCGTACCGGCGGGTCGGAAGCCCAACCGCAGGGCGCGGCGAGCATCTTCGTCGCCGGGCAGGACGGGTGGCGCGAAACCGAGGAGTCGGGCGCCGTGCCGGGTCTCCGACCGGGAGACCTGGAGGCGCTGCTCCAGGAGCCGAACGACATCGCCCGCACTCGACGCGCGGAGGAACTGGCCGCCCGCCTCGCACCGACCTTCGCGCTCCGGCACGGCCCCGATAAGGGGAAGATTCATCCGTCGCCTTCCCATGCAGCCAGCTCGGCCCCGGTCAGCAGTTCGAACACCGAGTCCGGCACGTCGCCGTCACGATCGCGATAACGTCCGAGTGCGCGCTCCGGCGGCGGCTCCAAGCCGTTACCCCGCGTCGTCGCCCAGTTCCGCCCCCTCGCCCACCAGCCCGGCCAGAAAGTCAGTGAACGGGCCGATGTCGTGCCGGACGCTCGCAGCTTCCAGCGCCGCCATGTACGTATCCCGGCGCTCGACCGGGATGACGGTCCAGGGATAGCCGGCGGCCGTCAGCAGCAGGTTCATCAGGAACCGGCCGATGCGACCGTTGCCGTCCGGGTAGGGATGGACGTAGACGAACAGGAAGTGGCCGAGCGCGGCGCGCACCGCCGGATCGAGCTCTTCCCGCAGCAGTTCGAACAGCGCCGGCATCGCGTCGCGGACGGCGGACGGGCGGACGGGGAAAGCGGTCGAGGACGCGGCCTCGCATGGCATCCCGGATCAGGTGCAGCCGCCGAACCACCGGAGCGACATCGCGCCGGATCGGCCGGACGGAACGCGCGCATCCCGTCCACCTCAACGACGTCCCCGGCAGCAGGCATCGCGGCGCGGACTTCCAGCAGGGACGTGTCGTGGAGCAAGGGAGTGACGCGGTTGCGCCCCCGCGGCGCCCGGACGAAAAGCTGGGCCGGTACCGTTCGATTGCCCGCGTGCAGCAG carries:
- a CDS encoding Fic family protein, whose amino-acid sequence is MPCEAASSTAFPVRPSAVRDAMPALFELLREELDPAVRAALGHFLFVYVHPYPDGNGRIGRFLMNLLLTAAGYPWTVIPVERRDTYMAALEAASVRHDIGPFTDFLAGLVGEGAELGDDAG